The DNA segment TCTTCCCGCAGGCGTGGTGGTGTCGATGCCGTCGGTGACGCTGTGGAAGTTCACCCCTTCTTCCTGAAGTCTCCCTATGAGCTCGATGAGGCCCTTGACGCTTCGGCCCAGGCGGTCGAGCTTCCAGATCACCAGGGTATCACGGGTACGGAGATGCTGAAGGGCCTCGGCAAGACCAGGCCGATCCTGTTTTGTCCCCGACAGCTTGTCTTTGAAGATTTTTTTGCACCCGGCCTTGCGCAAGGCGTCGAGCTGCAGGTCCAGGCTCTGTTCATCCGAGGAGACGCGGGCATATCCTATGAGCATCTTTTGTCCTCCTTTGTGGCGGGGGGGAATGAAATGAAGATCCGGATCTCGGATCACATTCTCGAAACTCGCCTCTATAGTACCATATTGAGAGAGTTATTTCAAGAAAGAGTTTCGAGAATTTTGAGGGGCTTGAAATGGGAGGGCTTTCTCAAAACCGGGAGGGTTATCGAAAACGAGGGTTTGTGAGAAGACATATGGAGGCGGAGAAGGCCTGCTAAAATGGCATTGGGGCAATGCTGCGACAGCAGGAGGCAGCTTGTTTCCTATAGGCCCAGTTCGAGGGGAACCTGATGAACTTCTGGTATTCACATATCAAGCCGGTTGTGGCGGGGCTCGGCCTTGAGACCGATACCATGGAGAGGGCAAACTCAGAGAGCTCTTTGTAAATCGGAAGAATTGGGGGATATTCCATGGTACCCTCCGAGCAGGTGGAGCAAATCGG comes from the Candidatus Eremiobacterota bacterium genome and includes:
- a CDS encoding recombinase family protein — its product is MLIGYARVSSDEQSLDLQLDALRKAGCKKIFKDKLSGTKQDRPGLAEALQHLRTRDTLVIWKLDRLGRSVKGLIELIGRLQEEGVNFHSVTDGIDTTTPAGRFFFHVMASLAQMERELLIERTRAGLAAAKKRGRVGGRKRLMTAGKVEAAKKLMSEGMPPREIAQNLGVSVPTLYRWCPASERA